In Stigmatopora nigra isolate UIUO_SnigA chromosome 18, RoL_Snig_1.1, whole genome shotgun sequence, one genomic interval encodes:
- the neurl2 gene encoding neuralized-like protein 2 → MEAIPDQFMEFHPVHGTNVQLDNSATQATRVESFANGVCFSKHPLKPGEIFLVEIEEKELGWCGHLRVGLTARDPGDLEVVPEYSIPDLTDRGDSWVFAITRNHNKVVEEDAQDPGDGPGLRDEIMDKPKTFFTDSHIRVGNVRIPRDKLVGRSRPGRFSHILDDLYKTNVLPPTARRSRIGVLFVQKDPERGDMHIVINGEDMGASAKGIPIVEPLYAVVDVFAATKCVRIVQVEYGFSSLQTLCRKSIQKHIVHRMAIDWLELPETLKRFCKYE, encoded by the exons ATGGAAGCCATTCCAGATCAGTTCATGGAATTCCACCCGGTCCACGGGACTAATGTGCAACTGGACAACTCGGCGACTCAAGCTACTCGCGTGGAAAGCTTCGCCAATGGGGTGTGCTTTAGCAAACACCCCTTAAAACCAGGGGAGATCTTCCTGGTGGAGATTGAGGAGAAAGAACTAGGCTGGTGTGGCCATCTCCGAGTTGGCTTGACGGCTCGGGACCCTGGGGACCTTGAAGTAGTTCCCGAGTACTCCATCCCGGACTTGACAGATCGGGGGGACAGCTGGGTTTTCGCCATCACGCGTAACCACAACAAAGTTGTAGAGGAGGACGCCCAAGATCCAGGAGATGGACCAGGACTCCGGGACGAGATTATGGACAAACCCAAGACTTTTTTCACTGACTCTCACATACGAGTTGGGAATGTTCGGATCCCCAGGGACAAGTTGGTGGGCCGGAGTCGGCCAGGGCGCTTTAGCCACATTCTAGACGACTTGTACAAGACTAATGTTCTTCCGCCTACGGCTCGACGCAGCCGGATCGGGGTTCTGTTCGTGCAGAAGGACCCAGAACGTGGGGACATGCATATCGTCATCAATGGGGAGGACATGGGTGCTTCCGCTAAAGGTATTCCAATCGTGGAGCCGCTCTACGCCGTGGTGGATGTATTTGCAGCTACGAAGTGCGTCAGGATCGTGCAAGTGGAGTACGGAT tcTCTTCTTTGCAGACGCTGTGTAGGAAATCCATCCAGAAGCACATTGTCCATAGGATGGCGATTGATTGGTTGGAGCTACCAGAGACGTTGAAGCGCTTTTGCAAGTACGAGTGA
- the msrb1b gene encoding methionine-R-sulfoxide reductase B1b, which translates to MSFCSFFGGETYKDHFKPGTYVCSKCGHPLFSSRSKFAHSSPWPAFTETLREDSVTKLMESLTAFKVLCGKCGNGLGHEFVNDGPKEGASRFUIFSHSLKFVPNKGKQ; encoded by the exons ATGTCTTTCTGTAGTTTTTTTGGTGGTGAGACCTACAAAGATCATTTCAAGCCAG GAACGTACGTGTGCTCAAAATGCGGGCATCCATTGTTCTCCAGCCGGTCTAAATTCGCCCACTCGTCCCCGTGGCCCGCATTCACCGAGACCCTCCGAGAGGACAGCGTCACCAAACTGATGGAGAGCCTTACCGCCTTCAAG GTCCTGTGTGGCAAGTGCGGGAACGGGCTTGGTCACGAGTTTGTCAACGATGGACCGAAGGAGGGAGCGTCACGATTCTGAATATTCAGCCATTCGCTCAAATTTGTCCCCAACAAAG gCAAGCAATAA